One region of Quercus lobata isolate SW786 chromosome 2, ValleyOak3.0 Primary Assembly, whole genome shotgun sequence genomic DNA includes:
- the LOC115978085 gene encoding transcription factor MYB114-like yields MEGSFGVRKGAWTEEEDILLKQCIQKYGEGKWHLVPVSAGLNRCRKSCRLRWLNYLKPNIKRGNFAADEVDLMLRLHKLLDGHLLQVDFREEQLMM; encoded by the exons ATGGAGGGCTCTTTTGGTGTGAGAAAAGGTGCATGGACTGAGGAGGAAGATATTCTACTTAAGCAGTGCATTCAGAAGTACGGTGAAGGAAAATGGCACCTGGTTCCTGTCAGTGCAG GCTTAAATAGATGTAGGAAAAGCTGCAGACTGAGGTGGTTGAACTACCTGAAGCCAAATATCAAGAGAGGAAACTTCGCCGCAGACGAAGTTGATCTTATGCTCAGGCTCCATAAGCTGCTAG aTGGTCACTTATTGCAGGTAGACTTCCGGGAAGAACAGCTAATGATGTGA